The DNA segment GGCATATTATCAGGCGCTTGATAATGGAATTATGGCATTTAATTCGCTCGGCTCCATTATTCTGGTGGGAAGCATCGGTACAGTTCTTTTCTTCCTGTCACTGGCGGGCTTCCTTCTGACTGTTGTAAAATCAAGTAAGGGAATCTATTTCAAGAATCTGAACTGCTTCATTCTGCGGCAGATCAATTCCAATATCAATACAAATTTCATTTCCATGAGCATTGTATGTATTATGCTGCTGTTAAGCATCGGCTCCCTTTCCACAGGGCTGAGTCTGAATAACACTATGAATAAATCAATTAAAAACAATACACCGTATGATTACACCCTCATAGCACAGTACGGCTATTATCCGAATGGTTCAAAAAGGAATGAGGAGGATATTCCGCTTCAGGATGCAGCAGCACGTTTACAGTTGAATCCTTCCTATATCAAATCACAAAGCTTCATAACAACCTATACACCAGAGTTAACGGTTGACGATAAGAAGCTAATCGCTGCTGTCTCAGACAGCACAGGCCGCCAGTTGATTAAAAGCTATACCAAGGAAGCTGTTGTCGCAATACCCCTATCCTCTTACAATACGGTTCGCAAGCGTCTTGGTTATGATACCATTCAGCTCAAAAATAATGAAATCTATCTGTATACTAGTGTGGAAACAATATCCACTGCTGTGAATGAAATATTGGATGCGAAACCGGAGGTTACCGTATTTGGTAATAAGGTGCGCATTGCAAACGATTCCTATGACTCCTTTTCATTAGGAACCAACAGCAGCATGAACGGTTATCTAATGGCAATCGTTGTACCGGATGCATTGATTCCCAAGCAAGCAGAAATTAACGAAATATACTGGAATATTGACCTGACAAGTAAAATCAACTGTGAAAGGTTTGATTCGTATATTGAAAAGCAGATTAGCACGCTAGTCGAAAATCATCCGAATGAGCAGCAATTCCCTGCTTATATGCGTGCCTCTAAGCAGGATGTATATGATATGAATAAGGGAATGGCAGTAACATTCACGTATATAGGAATTTATTTAGGTACAGTCTTTATGATTGCCAGTGCTGTTATTCTCGCACTGCAGCAGCTGTCTCAAGCGAATGATAATAAAAAGCGCTATCTCATCCTGAATAAAATAGGAACTGAGCAGCGAATGATCAATCGCTCAATATTATTACAAATTGCTATTTACTTCATGATGCCTCTGGCACTTGCCATTGTTCACAGCATTGTCGGAATCAAGATGGTGAATACACTGGTAATTATGTTTGGACGCGGGGATATCATGACATCCTCAATGTTTACTGCCGCAATCATTCTAGTGATCTATGGTTCTTATTTCTTGGTAACCTATGCTGGTTATAAAAATATATTAAAATCCTAAGCAAAAAGCTCTGTCGTAAAAAAACAGAGCTTTTTTACACAGGCCAGCGATTTGATTATAGGAAGCTCCCGCGAATCACCAAATATTATAAAGGAGGGTCAGTTCTTAATTATTACTTATTAAGATTTCTTTCTACTTATTAAGATCGCCTACTTATTAAAATCGCTTATATGCATTAAAAAGATACAAAGGTTACAGCAGATTATGACTAAGCTTCCATTAAAAGAAACAGACATCAGGAAAAGGACATGATAAGCTTTATATAATAAAATACAAGGTTAAGAAAAGGCATATGATTGGAGGATTTAACGGCTTTGATCTATAGGATAGATTTATTACATAAAAAGATATGAAAGAACGGGTTATGATAATCTTTCGATTATTAAGCATGATTCAAATAATTTAAGAAAAAATGATATACGATACACAATCATTGTTACCTCATATATGTATCCTCCTTCCCTTTTTTAAGTAAGAGAAAAGGAATGAGCAGGATCCCCAGTAGATCAATCAAGCATAGGAATAAAGGTCTTTTTAATTATATGTATTTCAGTAGTAAGGTTTTAGCATTTCGATAATACTAGGAAATGAATAGACCTTATATCTTTCGAATTGCATTGACATCTGTTAAGCTAACCTGGGGGAGTGTATGGTCTTATTCTCACGCTATCATGCTATTGGATGTATAAAATTTTAGATCAAACAGAATTCAAGATAAAGCAATTTAATAAAATACGTACTGCCATCCACCCTTAATAATTTAACGCAATTTATAAAATGATTCACATCTTATCATAATAACCAAATCTATCTCAAAGCGTAAAATAAGAATCATACAAAGCAACAGCTATAATCTTATAGCATCATTATAGGATTATTATGTAATGTAGCCTACTATCCGCCCAGCATAATGGAAGGCACAAGGCTGTGGCATAGTATCTTAAAACAGGCCTCACGCTTTATAACCGATGTCATATCCTACAATCAACATCATACTCTATAATCAATATCATGTGCTCCAGA comes from the Erysipelotrichaceae bacterium 66202529 genome and includes:
- a CDS encoding FtsX-like permease family protein; translation: MYFKLALRNVKKSFKDFLVYFLTLTFSVCLFYTFNSFQSQQAVMKLNSSQLMIVDQLSLLMRLVSIFVAVVLAFLILYANNFLIRRRKKELGLYTMLGMPRGKISRILVYETLTIGIVSLISGMVLGLIVSQVLTAVTANLFAVPLDYHFVFSPSATIMTVFSFSMIFFITMIFNTMVLNRYKLIDLLNADRRNDDLKIKKVWMSLLLFVISIACLGWAYYQALDNGIMAFNSLGSIILVGSIGTVLFFLSLAGFLLTVVKSSKGIYFKNLNCFILRQINSNINTNFISMSIVCIMLLLSIGSLSTGLSLNNTMNKSIKNNTPYDYTLIAQYGYYPNGSKRNEEDIPLQDAAARLQLNPSYIKSQSFITTYTPELTVDDKKLIAAVSDSTGRQLIKSYTKEAVVAIPLSSYNTVRKRLGYDTIQLKNNEIYLYTSVETISTAVNEILDAKPEVTVFGNKVRIANDSYDSFSLGTNSSMNGYLMAIVVPDALIPKQAEINEIYWNIDLTSKINCERFDSYIEKQISTLVENHPNEQQFPAYMRASKQDVYDMNKGMAVTFTYIGIYLGTVFMIASAVILALQQLSQANDNKKRYLILNKIGTEQRMINRSILLQIAIYFMMPLALAIVHSIVGIKMVNTLVIMFGRGDIMTSSMFTAAIILVIYGSYFLVTYAGYKNILKS